One part of the Hydra vulgaris chromosome 01, alternate assembly HydraT2T_AEP genome encodes these proteins:
- the LOC100204450 gene encoding AP-1 complex subunit sigma-2 isoform X2: protein MWQFILLFSRQGKVRLQKWYNTFTVKEKKKIVRDLLTTILARKPKMCSFLEYKDMKICYKRYASLYFVVGIESGDNELISLEMIHRYVELLDKYFGNVCELDIIFNFEKAYYMLDELILGGEIQETSKKRVLSAIQFQDSLQEDSEIKQALEQIGLM from the exons ATG TGGCAATTTATTTTGCTCTTCAGTAGACAAGGCAAGGTTCGTTTGCAAAAATGGTATAATACTTTTACtgtaaaagaaaagaaaaagatagtTCGAGATCTTCTCACAACAATTTTAGCTAGAAAGCCTAAGATGTGCAGTTTTTTGGAATACAAGGATATGAAGATTTGCTATAAGCG ttATGCAAGTTTATACTTTGTGGTTGGTATAGAAAGTGGTGATAACGAGCtaatttctttagaaatgattcaTAGATATGTTGAGCtacttgataaatattttggaaat GTTTGTGAGTTGgacattattttcaattttgaaaag GCTTACTACATGCTTGACGAACTTATATTGGGAGGAGAAATACAGGAAACAAGCAAGAAGAGAGTGTTAAGTGCTATTCAATTTCAAGATTCTTTACAAGAG GATAGTGAGATTAAGCAAGCACTGGAGCAAATAGGTTTAATGTAg